A part of Bacillota bacterium genomic DNA contains:
- a CDS encoding helix-turn-helix domain-containing protein, with product MRVPVVIDTEIGDNIDDAFAIALAVNSPEIELLGVTTTFYLPRARALIARRLLGAYGELHVPVSIGLSPRYQGEPPAECDTFTQMEEAIPKVPLGEASPLSALEWLEKVTAQRRGIVYVANGPLTNLADFLRRYPDRVTSFRQVVLMGGWVTQRLPEWNISQDPKAAEVVLSSGIPIVLIGREVTLGCILTQAQRGILFNSGLAGTSFLMTLYQHWAKAMGNTPPIMYDPLTVMYLCDPSVVTLEPVRVRVKTEPGANYGVLYRAMDGWPVQMAIDVDRGRYLNTLVSRLTEHVVTPEWYPVELLVVIRDALVITYPADWQMRRSTTAKHILAYVLDGEGMVEARDGTTTSFQSGDILYLPPDTPHQLSTTSGMAVSMLYFECWQMQGGERQDYTLPLVDGGLVLSLPDPSYVQSRVEQIIDLWMRPSFGNMFLCNSKLLALIAHLCSLAERSKGDPSSTQEMIEHVKTFLEQHVEENITLDLLAKEFQVSKFDLIRLFKQELQITPIQYHRSLKMRRARTLLELEHLSVKEIAHRLGYSSVQVFSRAFKAETGISPRVYQRLANRS from the coding sequence TTGAGAGTTCCGGTTGTTATCGACACAGAAATCGGGGACAACATTGACGATGCCTTCGCCATTGCTCTGGCGGTGAATTCTCCGGAGATTGAACTGTTGGGCGTTACCACCACCTTTTATCTCCCCCGGGCCCGGGCTCTAATTGCCCGGCGCTTGCTGGGTGCCTACGGTGAGCTCCACGTCCCCGTTAGCATTGGGCTATCGCCCCGCTACCAGGGGGAACCCCCGGCGGAGTGCGATACCTTCACCCAGATGGAAGAGGCTATCCCCAAAGTGCCCCTAGGGGAGGCTAGTCCCCTCTCCGCCCTCGAGTGGCTGGAAAAGGTCACAGCCCAACGCCGGGGCATCGTCTACGTGGCCAACGGACCCTTAACAAATCTTGCAGATTTTCTCCGTCGCTACCCCGATCGGGTCACGTCCTTTCGTCAGGTGGTGCTCATGGGCGGCTGGGTGACCCAACGACTACCGGAATGGAACATCAGCCAAGATCCAAAGGCTGCAGAGGTTGTCCTCTCCTCGGGAATTCCCATTGTGTTGATCGGTCGGGAAGTGACCCTGGGTTGTATCCTAACCCAGGCCCAACGGGGAATACTGTTCAACTCTGGCTTGGCGGGCACCAGCTTTCTCATGACCCTGTACCAACACTGGGCTAAGGCGATGGGGAACACACCCCCCATCATGTATGACCCGCTCACGGTGATGTATCTTTGCGATCCTTCGGTTGTGACCTTGGAGCCGGTCCGTGTTCGGGTAAAGACAGAACCGGGCGCCAACTACGGGGTGCTCTATCGGGCGATGGATGGTTGGCCGGTGCAGATGGCCATCGATGTGGATCGGGGCCGCTATTTGAATACCCTGGTTTCCCGTCTTACGGAACATGTGGTGACCCCGGAGTGGTATCCTGTGGAGCTTTTGGTGGTCATCCGGGACGCCTTGGTGATAACTTATCCTGCGGATTGGCAGATGCGGCGGTCCACCACGGCCAAGCACATCCTGGCTTATGTCCTGGATGGTGAAGGGATGGTGGAAGCAAGGGATGGAACCACCACAAGTTTTCAATCCGGAGACATCCTTTATCTTCCGCCGGACACTCCCCATCAGTTATCCACCACTTCTGGGATGGCTGTCTCCATGCTCTATTTTGAATGCTGGCAAATGCAAGGTGGGGAGAGACAGGATTATACCCTGCCTTTAGTGGATGGAGGACTGGTGCTCTCTTTGCCGGACCCCAGTTATGTGCAGTCCCGGGTGGAACAGATTATTGACCTCTGGATGCGCCCTTCTTTCGGCAATATGTTCCTTTGTAACAGCAAGCTCCTCGCCCTCATCGCACATTTGTGCAGTTTAGCGGAACGGTCCAAGGGTGATCCCAGCAGTACCCAGGAAATGATTGAACACGTGAAGACGTTCCTGGAACAGCATGTGGAAGAAAACATCACCCTTGATCTGCTAGCCAAGGAGTTTCAGGTGAGCAAGTTTGACCTAATCCGGCTGTTTAAACAGGAACTGCAAATCACGCCGATTCAGTATCACCGGTCTTTGAAGATGCGGCGGGCCCGCACCCTTTTGGAGTTGGAACATCTGTCGGTGAAAGAGATCGCCCACCGCCTCGGTTATTCGTCGGTACAGGTCTTCAGTCGAGCCTTTAAGGCGGAGACGGGGATCAGTCCCCGGGTCTATCAACGGCTTGCTAACCGGTCATGA
- a CDS encoding extracellular solute-binding protein: protein MQKRFTVLVLCLLVGLLVNSVASAKTVVTVWAWSDVLGEFIARKAEEFNQMQDEIEIIVEQHPFDGYLDKLQMAQVSGVAPEILRGGFEGLISPYPDDFYAPSLVEHMKSQQLPFFEDFIAEDGKVYAYPFSLWTTPLWYNRVLFAEAGLGDQDVPKTWDELIQVAKKLTKVGADNQVVQYGFVTEPTDFLQVWLPQAAPDYYHTGDRQATLVGTGAVDAYRFFLDLIENQLIPWPVTEWCGTKFLNQTAAMIMVGSWFYGTAQQATFDWAIAPQPRPTLDAPYGATCIASDWRFGYGIDEGLKQAGAEFLRYVYSEPNSVECALSTGLLPVRLEYYQAPELAENHFFQVCAQILPHSTYKLDGTVWDTVWNALSGATNTALWELMHPTQAVTLMEKQVNTALTDYYR from the coding sequence ATGCAAAAGCGGTTTACTGTTCTGGTCCTTTGTCTGCTAGTGGGATTGTTGGTCAACTCAGTGGCATCGGCGAAGACTGTTGTCACCGTGTGGGCCTGGAGCGATGTCCTAGGAGAATTCATTGCGCGCAAGGCCGAGGAATTCAATCAAATGCAGGATGAGATCGAGATCATTGTTGAGCAGCACCCCTTCGACGGGTACTTGGACAAACTGCAAATGGCCCAGGTCAGTGGGGTGGCCCCGGAGATTTTGCGGGGTGGTTTTGAAGGCTTGATTTCCCCTTACCCCGACGATTTCTACGCCCCCAGTCTGGTGGAACACATGAAGAGTCAACAGTTACCCTTCTTTGAGGATTTCATCGCCGAAGACGGGAAGGTCTATGCCTATCCCTTCAGTCTGTGGACCACGCCCCTTTGGTACAATCGGGTTCTGTTTGCCGAAGCCGGCCTGGGAGATCAGGATGTGCCCAAAACCTGGGACGAACTGATCCAAGTGGCGAAGAAATTGACAAAAGTAGGGGCGGACAATCAGGTGGTCCAGTATGGATTTGTCACGGAACCTACCGATTTTCTCCAAGTCTGGTTGCCCCAAGCCGCCCCCGACTATTACCACACCGGTGACCGGCAGGCCACTTTGGTGGGCACGGGGGCCGTTGATGCCTACCGCTTCTTCCTGGATCTAATAGAAAACCAACTCATCCCCTGGCCCGTTACCGAATGGTGTGGTACCAAGTTCCTCAACCAGACCGCGGCGATGATCATGGTGGGTAGCTGGTTCTACGGTACAGCCCAACAGGCCACCTTTGATTGGGCTATCGCACCCCAGCCCCGGCCCACCCTGGATGCACCTTACGGTGCCACCTGTATTGCCTCGGACTGGCGGTTTGGCTACGGTATCGACGAAGGGTTGAAACAGGCCGGGGCCGAATTTCTCCGTTACGTGTACAGTGAGCCCAATTCGGTGGAATGTGCCTTATCCACCGGTCTGCTGCCGGTCCGACTGGAGTATTACCAAGCACCAGAGCTGGCGGAAAACCACTTCTTCCAAGTCTGTGCCCAAATACTTCCCCATTCCACGTACAAGTTGGATGGAACCGTATGGGACACCGTCTGGAATGCGTTAAGCGGTGCCACCAACACCGCTCTGTGGGAACTGATGCATCCCACCCAGGCGGTAACGTTGATGGAAAAGCAGGTCAATACCGCCTTGACCGACTACTACCGCTAA
- a CDS encoding cyclase family protein, translating into MKIAYDVSMTIEPKMPVYKNREQLRPQFITIASHRKQGIHQTRVSLDLHTGTHLDAPFHMLADGSTIEAYSLEELIVPCQVYDLTHVKDHISAEELKGLPFTPGLFALFKTQNSLVDNPGEDFIYVDVTAAQFLVERQVSGVGIDSLGIERDQPDHLTHRTLFRAGIKILEGLRLGHVPPGNYTLLIAPLKLTGVESAPVRALLLEE; encoded by the coding sequence GTGAAGATCGCCTACGATGTTTCCATGACAATTGAACCCAAAATGCCAGTCTACAAAAACCGGGAACAACTGCGCCCCCAGTTTATTACCATTGCTAGCCACCGCAAGCAGGGTATCCACCAGACCCGGGTGTCCCTGGATTTACACACGGGAACCCACTTGGATGCTCCCTTCCATATGCTAGCCGACGGGAGCACCATCGAAGCCTATTCCCTGGAAGAACTAATCGTCCCTTGCCAGGTCTACGATCTTACCCACGTAAAGGACCACATCAGTGCAGAGGAACTGAAGGGGTTGCCCTTCACACCGGGACTATTTGCCCTGTTCAAGACGCAAAACTCCCTGGTTGACAATCCAGGGGAGGATTTCATCTATGTAGATGTCACCGCCGCCCAGTTCCTGGTGGAAAGACAAGTATCCGGAGTTGGCATCGACTCTTTGGGAATCGAGCGGGATCAGCCGGATCATTTGACCCACCGAACCCTCTTTCGAGCGGGGATCAAGATTCTGGAGGGACTTCGCCTGGGACACGTACCCCCGGGGAATTACACTCTGCTCATCGCCCCGTTGAAGTTGACAGGGGTGGAGTCGGCACCGGTGCGGGCCCTTTTGTTGGAGGAGTAA
- a CDS encoding glucose-6-phosphate dehydrogenase: MFFAKRNVTPEPSTLVIFGGTGDLACRKLYPALYNLYRVKRLPPGTQVVGVGRREYDRQAFQDYVAGCIQEHSRKKPHALEVDFLRLFHYQALDLAKSDTFASLEAFLAKLTGSQQKQHIFYMAVPPEVFAPTVRKLAAAGLAKDSRVVLEKPFGWDLASARALQQELAAVFPESAIFRLDHYLGKEMLQNIMMIRMANTVFEPLWNKDHVASIQLQVNESVGIGQRGRYYEQAGALRDMVQNHLMQVLAFTAMEPPRDFSADALRDEKVRVIKALRPLTEETIATQVVRGQYGPGTIHGETVVGYRQEPYVSPDSQRETFVAMKLYIDNPRWQGVPFYLRTGKRLPQRSAQVVVEFKKNSNLSFLGDLAPNLLVIKIQPEEGVAFQFNVKEPDTEFNLRPVLMSFCQNCDYPENSPEAYERLLHDILVGDATLFTRWDEVEATWEYVQSILEAWERDTSEIPQYPAGTWGPEEAQQLLAQDGKVWWVDCEDRLRCFHDN; this comes from the coding sequence ATGTTTTTCGCTAAGAGGAATGTCACCCCGGAACCCAGCACACTGGTGATCTTCGGCGGCACCGGCGATCTGGCCTGCCGGAAGCTTTATCCCGCCCTTTATAACCTCTATCGAGTGAAGCGTCTACCCCCCGGCACCCAGGTGGTAGGCGTGGGTCGACGGGAGTACGACCGGCAAGCCTTTCAAGACTACGTGGCCGGCTGCATCCAGGAGCATTCTCGAAAGAAACCCCATGCCCTGGAAGTGGACTTTCTACGTCTATTCCATTACCAAGCCCTGGATCTTGCCAAGTCGGATACCTTCGCCTCCCTGGAAGCTTTCCTTGCGAAGCTTACGGGCAGCCAGCAAAAGCAACACATCTTTTACATGGCGGTCCCTCCGGAGGTTTTCGCTCCCACCGTACGGAAACTGGCAGCGGCGGGTCTAGCAAAGGACAGCCGTGTGGTGCTGGAAAAACCCTTCGGCTGGGACTTGGCTTCGGCCCGCGCTTTGCAACAGGAACTGGCCGCGGTGTTCCCCGAGTCGGCCATTTTTCGGCTGGATCACTACTTGGGGAAGGAAATGCTGCAAAACATCATGATGATCCGCATGGCCAATACAGTCTTTGAACCCCTTTGGAACAAGGATCATGTGGCCAGCATTCAACTTCAGGTGAACGAATCGGTGGGGATCGGTCAACGGGGCCGCTACTATGAACAGGCGGGGGCCCTGCGGGATATGGTCCAAAACCACTTGATGCAGGTGTTGGCCTTCACCGCTATGGAGCCGCCCCGGGATTTTTCTGCGGATGCCCTGCGGGATGAGAAGGTCCGGGTGATCAAGGCCCTGCGACCCCTGACGGAGGAGACCATTGCCACCCAAGTGGTGCGGGGACAATACGGTCCGGGGACGATCCATGGGGAAACGGTAGTCGGTTACCGGCAGGAACCCTATGTAAGCCCGGACTCTCAGCGGGAAACCTTCGTGGCCATGAAGCTATACATCGATAATCCCCGGTGGCAGGGGGTACCCTTTTACCTCCGTACCGGAAAACGCCTGCCGCAACGCTCAGCCCAAGTGGTGGTGGAGTTCAAGAAAAACTCCAACCTCTCGTTTCTAGGGGATTTGGCCCCCAATTTGTTAGTAATCAAAATCCAACCAGAGGAGGGGGTCGCATTCCAGTTCAACGTGAAGGAACCGGACACAGAGTTCAACCTGCGGCCGGTGCTGATGTCCTTCTGCCAAAACTGCGACTACCCCGAAAACTCCCCAGAAGCCTATGAGCGTCTGCTCCATGACATCCTGGTGGGGGATGCGACCCTCTTTACCCGCTGGGACGAGGTTGAGGCCACATGGGAGTACGTACAGAGTATCTTAGAAGCTTGGGAAAGGGATACTTCCGAGATTCCCCAGTACCCCGCAGGTACCTGGGGACCGGAGGAAGCCCAGCAACTACTAGCACAGGATGGAAAGGTATGGTGGGTTGACTGTGAAGATCGCCTACGATGTTTCCATGACAATTGA
- a CDS encoding nucleoside hydrolase, translating into MTSVHKILIDTDIGNDIDDAYALAFALIHPQLEVLGISTVDHHVELRARLAQTIVKTTGKDIPVTIGAEGSPTKTRTPHLTTQLAWAAEHLSTATTYPLSSWEYFNQVAREHPGEITLVCLGQLTNVAIALDLYPSLKENLKGLAIMGGETVYFRREHNFANDYLAADRVISSGIETFLATWSVSKQLTLDEITRQRFKAKGGPMLELLLTLQDVWGYQPVLYDLSPLLWLIEPGIFQTVPMHLRVESVGMFTRGCLISLEKHATGLPIDECVPYGFSYQESPEVWVSQDMNVAQAKEVFVQTLLG; encoded by the coding sequence GTGACCTCTGTTCACAAGATCCTGATTGATACGGACATCGGCAACGACATCGATGACGCCTATGCTTTGGCCTTTGCCCTCATCCATCCCCAACTGGAAGTACTGGGGATATCCACCGTGGATCATCATGTAGAACTCCGGGCTCGGCTTGCCCAGACCATCGTAAAGACCACCGGAAAAGACATTCCCGTCACAATCGGTGCCGAAGGCTCACCTACGAAAACAAGAACACCTCATCTGACGACCCAACTGGCTTGGGCCGCGGAACACCTATCCACCGCGACTACATATCCTTTGTCTTCCTGGGAGTATTTCAACCAGGTGGCCCGGGAACACCCCGGCGAGATCACCCTCGTCTGTCTCGGACAGCTGACTAACGTGGCCATCGCCTTAGACCTATATCCTTCCCTCAAGGAAAACCTCAAGGGACTGGCCATCATGGGTGGAGAGACGGTGTATTTCCGCCGTGAACACAACTTCGCCAATGACTACCTGGCCGCGGACCGGGTGATCAGCTCCGGGATAGAGACCTTCCTGGCCACCTGGAGTGTGAGCAAACAACTGACTTTAGACGAGATAACCCGTCAACGATTCAAAGCTAAAGGGGGCCCCATGTTGGAACTGTTGCTTACCCTCCAGGACGTATGGGGATATCAACCGGTGCTTTACGACCTTTCGCCCTTACTTTGGTTGATTGAGCCCGGTATCTTCCAAACGGTGCCCATGCACCTGCGGGTGGAAAGTGTGGGAATGTTTACCCGGGGCTGCCTGATAAGTCTAGAAAAACATGCGACAGGATTACCCATCGATGAGTGCGTTCCCTATGGTTTCAGTTACCAAGAATCCCCGGAAGTGTGGGTAAGTCAAGACATGAACGTTGCGCAAGCCAAGGAAGTTTTCGTCCAAACCCTGTTGGGCTAG